The nucleotide sequence CTTTCCATGATGTCGGGTTTGACCCCCGCCTCGAGCAGCAGCTCGGTGATCGCCAGGCTCGCCGCACCGGTGATAAAGGCGTGAACGCGCCCGTGGTCGTTGTAGCCCAGCTTGCGCATCGTCACGTAGTTCGCCATGTCCCAGCAGGCGAGCGCTTCGGGATCGGTGCGCAGCGCCTCATAGGCGGCCAAGGCCCGCGGGGCGTTGGCCAGGTCGGCCTGAATGGCGCGGTGGGCTTCCTCGATGAGTTTGGACCGGGGCGTGGTGAATTCCACCATTCGCCTGCTGGGCACTTCCAGAAGCGGCGTCGCCACTTCGGTCTCGGGACGGCGTCCCTCGACCTCCTGCACATGGCCGTCCGCCACACTCAGGGTAAATTTGCTCTCGCCTGTTCCCAGGGAGGGCGCCTGCGGCAGTTCTTCACTCACCCTTACTCACCTTTGAACTCCGCGCGTCGCTTGGCGAGAAAGGCGCTGGTCCCCTCGCGGAAATCCTGGGTGGCCACCGCCAGGCCAAAGAGATCGGCTTCGACCTCCAGTCCGCCCTCTAGGGTGGTGTCGAGTCCCCGGCGCACCGCCTCCTTGACCAGCGAGAGGGCGATGGGCGCGTTCTGCAGCATCTGCTGGGCGACTTCTCGGGCCTTTTGCAGGGGGTCGTCGGCGACGTAGTTCACCAGGCCCAGGCTCAGGGCCTCCTCGGCGGTGACCTGCCGCGCTGTCAGCATCAGGTCCAGGGCTCGGCCAGCGCCGATCAGCCGGGCAAGGCGCTGCGTGCCGCCAAAGCCGGGAATCAGGCCCAGGGTCACTTCGGGCAGGCCCAGCCGAGCACGCGGGGACGCAACGCG is from Deinococcus sp. YIM 77859 and encodes:
- a CDS encoding enoyl-CoA hydratase/isomerase family protein, producing the protein MTMLDELDFRNLHLDQHGPLAVLTVSRPKALNALNGDTLSELREALDLVGENPEIGALIITGGGDRAFVAGADISELAQLGDVYAGRELALAGQDVMHQVSTLPIPVIAAVNGFALGGGLELALACDVRVASPRARLGLPEVTLGLIPGFGGTQRLARLIGAGRALDLMLTARQVTAEEALSLGLVNYVADDPLQKAREVAQQMLQNAPIALSLVKEAVRRGLDTTLEGGLEVEADLFGLAVATQDFREGTSAFLAKRRAEFKGE